A window from Purpureocillium takamizusanense chromosome 3, complete sequence encodes these proteins:
- a CDS encoding Adenosine deaminase (EggNog:ENOG503NZE2~COG:F): MRAQGNAMDYVALPKIELHAHLTGSVSRRTLHEIWLRKKEAGETDLEDPLVVMPEGKHDYNLKTFFPLFSSYIYNLLTDEESIRHAVTSVLDEFLADGVVYLELRTTPRATGCLSAEAYVRVLLDAMGAWESHYGGDDAPLHARLILSVDRRHDLATAESILALAARLRSEGHQQQRVVGLDLCGDPTARPDGGVALFTPVLGAAARDPHGLGLTVHFAEAEASGSRAELDTLLGWRPGRLGHVIWVREDEEARREIARRGLCLELCLSCNVQAGMVRGGFEGHHFGYWRGVDGPRLSLGTDDVGVFGSPLSNEYRLVAQHFKLDRDQICALAQQAIDSIFGGEAEKQRLRDIMWT, encoded by the exons ATGAGGGCTCAAGGGAACGCGATGGACTATGTCGCATTGCCAAAGATCGAG CTTCATGCCCACCTCACGGGCAGCGTCTCGAGACGCACGCTGCACGAAATATGGCTTCGGAAGAAGGAAGCCGGCGAGACTGACCTCGAGGACCCGCTAGTCGTCATGCCGGAGGGCAAGCATGACTACAATCTCAAGAC ATTCTTCCCGCTCTTCAGCAGCTACATATACAACTTGCTGACGGACGAGGAGTCGATCCGCCATGCCGTCACGTCCGTGCTCGACGagttcctcgccgacggcgtcgtctaCCTCGAGCTGCGGACCACGCCACGCGCAACCGGCTGCCTCTCAGCCGAGGCGTACGTCCgggtgctgctcgacgccatgggcgCGTGGGAGTCCCACTAtgggggcgacgacgcgccgctgcacgcGCGGCTCATCCTGTCGGTCGACCGGCGGCACGACCTCGCAACGGCGGAGTCGATcctcgcgctggcggcgcggttgCGCTCCGAGggtcaccagcagcagcgagtcgtcggccttgatCTCTGCGGGGacccgacggcgcggcccgacggcggcgtggccctcTTCACGCCCgtgctcggcgcggcggcgagggaccCCCACGGGCTGGGCCTGACGGTGCActtcgccgaggccgaggccagcggctcccgcgccgagctcgacaccctgctgggctggcggccCGGGCGCCTGGGGCACGTCATCTGGGTgcgggaggacgaggaggcgcggcgcgagattgcccgccgcgggctgtGTCTCGAGCTGTGCCTGAGCTGCAACGTCCAGGCCGGCAtggtgcgcggcggcttcgagggccACCACTTTGGCTActggcgcggcgtcgacggcccgcggCTGTCCCTGGGG accgacgacgtgggcgtcTTCGGCAGCCCCCTTTCCAACGAGTACCGCCTCGTTGCGCAGCACTTCAAGCTCGACCGCGACCAGATATGTGCTCTCGCACAGCAGGCCATCGATTCTATCTTTGGTGGCGAGGCTGAGAAGCAGAGACTGCGAGATATCATGTGGACCTGA
- a CDS encoding Adenosine deaminase (EggNog:ENOG503NZE2~COG:F): protein MRAQGNAMDYVALPKIELHAHLTGSVSRRTLHEIWLRKKEAGETDLEDPLVVMPEGKHDYNLKTFFPLFSSYIYNLLTDEESIRHAVTSVLDEFLADGVVYLELRTTPRATGCLSAEAYVRVLLDAMGAWESHYGGDDAPLHARLILSVDRRHDLATAESILALAARLRSEGHQQQRVVGLDLCGDPTARPDGGVALFTPVLGAAARDPHGLGLTVHFAEAEASGSRAELDTLLGWRPGRLGHVIWVREDEEARREIARRGLCLELCLSCNVQAGMVRGGFEGHHFGYWRGVDGPRLSLGVSAGGANKPSWPLSPFPPFLSFPSLPLSKSTPQSVEP, encoded by the exons ATGAGGGCTCAAGGGAACGCGATGGACTATGTCGCATTGCCAAAGATCGAG CTTCATGCCCACCTCACGGGCAGCGTCTCGAGACGCACGCTGCACGAAATATGGCTTCGGAAGAAGGAAGCCGGCGAGACTGACCTCGAGGACCCGCTAGTCGTCATGCCGGAGGGCAAGCATGACTACAATCTCAAGAC ATTCTTCCCGCTCTTCAGCAGCTACATATACAACTTGCTGACGGACGAGGAGTCGATCCGCCATGCCGTCACGTCCGTGCTCGACGagttcctcgccgacggcgtcgtctaCCTCGAGCTGCGGACCACGCCACGCGCAACCGGCTGCCTCTCAGCCGAGGCGTACGTCCgggtgctgctcgacgccatgggcgCGTGGGAGTCCCACTAtgggggcgacgacgcgccgctgcacgcGCGGCTCATCCTGTCGGTCGACCGGCGGCACGACCTCGCAACGGCGGAGTCGATcctcgcgctggcggcgcggttgCGCTCCGAGggtcaccagcagcagcgagtcgtcggccttgatCTCTGCGGGGacccgacggcgcggcccgacggcggcgtggccctcTTCACGCCCgtgctcggcgcggcggcgagggaccCCCACGGGCTGGGCCTGACGGTGCActtcgccgaggccgaggccagcggctcccgcgccgagctcgacaccctgctgggctggcggccCGGGCGCCTGGGGCACGTCATCTGGGTgcgggaggacgaggaggcgcggcgcgagattgcccgccgcgggctgtGTCTCGAGCTGTGCCTGAGCTGCAACGTCCAGGCCGGCAtggtgcgcggcggcttcgagggccACCACTTTGGCTActggcgcggcgtcgacggcccgcggCTGTCCCTGGGGGTGAGTGCGGGCGGGGCAAACaagccatcatggccgctttccccctttccccctttcctttccttcccttcccttcctttgTCGAAGTCAACTCCTCAATCTGTGGAACCGTGA
- the tom22 gene encoding mitochondrial import receptor subunit Tom22 (COG:U~EggNog:ENOG503P6N1~TransMembrane:1 (o87-106i)) produces MVTLTEVEDEHFQSNQAGPDVDEEDFTDTDSEISNESDYDPTNETLAERLYALRDIIPPTTRGWVSGHVSNISSKAWSVLSFSGKGAWVITTSALFFGVPFALSFAEDQQLTAMEQEYNMRQQGSELLTAGSEQGTAERVGAALGDNAAKPAL; encoded by the exons ATGGTTACCCTCACCGaagtcgaggacgagcactTCCAGTCCAACCAGGCCGGCCctgacgttgacgaggaggacttTACCGACACTG ACTCTGAAATCTCCAACGAGTCCGACTATGACCCCACAAACGAGACGCTCGCCGAGCGGCTATATGCCCTGCGCGACATCATCCCCCCTACCACGAGAGGCTGGGTGTCCGGCCACGTCAGCAACATCTCCAGCAAGGCCTGGAGCGTTCTGTCTTTcagcggcaagggcgcctGGGTCATCACGACCTCTGCCCTGTTCTTCGGCGTTCCCTTCGCGCTCTCCTTCGCCGAGGACCAGCAGCTCACCGCCATGGAGCAGGAGTACAACATGCGCCAGCAGGGCAGCGAGCTGCTCACGGCCGGATCTGAACAGGGCACTGCCGAGagggtcggcgccgcgctgggtGACAACGCTGCCAAGCCTGCTCTGTAA
- the GDH2 gene encoding Glutamate dehydrogenase (EggNog:ENOG503NVNH~COG:E~BUSCO:EOG09260E8K): MATSVPKLKALANVQSEESSRGPSPQPTHFSVPLMSNTNGNGNRVLRSATVGYVAPEFTGKLEQMKAVKDIIVQAGWIPESLVEEQIRWFYEQLGIDDVYFHIETPDVIASQITSLYAAKVAAYSREDKREEIRLDMEANDHAIYIDTSEPGKGHVGGPRYESRLEAKYLDHQGRTKYRVETFRSPAVIGASPNSKATLRCYFVYQCQFKQSVEATDPKETNIELISDSGFWQKATDNTKQIYQEIIELAVNRAGPVIEVFDIEGVAEKRLVVAFRTRTARGMFSALSDLYHYYGVTSSRKYVEQFSNGITVMSIYLRPATHLDGYFPPLDESIYQITKEISLLYCLPQNKFHNLFAVGDLSLQEAVYAHSAWVFVQHFLNRLGPEYASLSEILSITDTAQAALLSKLKRRLRTETFTPDYILEIIQNYPGLVRSLYASFASIHLGNGPEEQIVAPTPKVEVLSDERLKETISKTVSNEHDEMVMTAFRVFNNAILKTNYFTPTKVALSFRLDPSFLPEVEYPRRLYGMFLVIGAESRGFHLRFRDVSRGGIRIVKSRSKEAYGINARNLFDENYGLASTQQRKNKDIPEGGSKGVILLDPKQQDKAQEAFEKYIDSILDLLLPAVSPGIKNKLVDLYGKEEILFMGPDENTADLVDWATEHARARGAPWWKSFFTGKSQKLGGIPHDKYGMTTLSVREYVKGIYRKLELDPSQVRKMQTGGPDGDLGSNEILLGNEKWTAIVDGSGVLADPNGLDKDELVRLAKKRAMISEYDMTKVSKDGYRVLCEENNITLPNGEVVTNGTSFRNTYHLRDTGMTDAFVPCGGRPESIDLISVNRLIKDGKTTIPYIVEGANLFITQDAKLRLEAAGCILYKDASANKGGVTSSSLEVLASLSFDDAGFVENMCVDAKTGQPPQFYNDYVREVQAKIRENARLEFEAIWREHETTGTPRSILSDKLSIAITDLDEELQKSDLWTNPKIRRAVLQDALPSLLQQKIGLDTIMERVPENYLRSIFGSYLASRFVYEFGSEPSQFAFFDFMSKRMAKITGQSNGAEGVRRMSVSGGVGL, translated from the exons ATGGCGACATCTGTCCCAAAACTCAAGGCTCTGGCCAATGTCCAGTCCGAGGAGTCTAGTCGTGGACCGTCACCGCAACCTACCCACTTCAGCGTGCCCTTGATGTCCAATACCAACGGCAATGGCAACCGCGTTCTTCGGTCAGCCACCGTCGGCTATGTTGCTCCAGAGTTCACCGGAAAGCTTGAGCAGATGAAGGCTG TCAAGGATATCATCGTTCAGGCCGGATGGATACCCGAAtccctcgtcgaggaacagATCCGCTGGTTCTACGAACAGCTTGGCATTGACGATGTCTACTTCCACATTGAGACTCCCGACGTCATTGCTAGCCAGATCACCTCGCTCTACGCCGCCAAGGTGGCTGCCTACTCGCGAGAGGACAAGCGGGAAGAGATCCGCCTGGACATGGAGGCTAATGATCACGCCATCTATATTGACACCAGCGAGCCCGGAAAGGGTCATGTTGGCGGCCCCAGATATGAGTCGCGCCTCGAAGCCAAGTACCTCGACCACCAGGGCAGGACCAAGTACCGTGTAGAGACGTTCCGGTCTCCGGCAGTCATTGGCGCCAGCCCCAACTCCAAGGCTACCCTGCGCTGTTATTTCGTCTACCAGTGCCAGTTCAAGCAGAGCGTCGAGGCCACGGACCCAAAAGAGACCAACATTGAGCTCATCTCTGACAGTGGCTTCTGGCAAAAGGCGACGGACAACACCAAGCAAATCTACCAGGAGATTATCGAGCTGGCTGTCAACCGGGCTGGACCCGTAATTGAGGTCTTCGACATCGAAGGCGTCGCAGAGAAGCGTCTTGTTGTCGCCTTCCGGACACGCACTGCTCGCGGCATGTTCTCCGCCCTCAGTGACCTGTACCACTATTACGGCGTTACCAGCTCCAGGAAGTACGTGGAGCAGTTCTCCAACGGTATCACCGTCATGAGCATTTACCTCCGACCGGCCACCCACCTGGACGGATACTTCCCACCCCTCGATGAGTCGATTTACCAAATCACCAAGGAGATCTCTCTCCTGTACTGCCTTCCCCAGAACAAGTTCCACAACCTCTTCGCTGTTGGCGATCTCAGCCTCCAGGAGGCCGTGTACGCTCATTCGGCATGGGTCTTCGTGCAGCATTTCCTCAATCGGTTGGGCCCCGAGTACGCATCGCTGTCGGAGATTCTGAGCATCACCGATACCGCCCAGGCTGCCTTGCTGTCTAAGCTTAAGCGGCGTCTCCGCACGGAGACCTTCACCCCGGACTACATCCTGGAGATCATCCAGAACTATCCCGGCCTCGTGAGGTCATTGTACGCATCTTTTGCCAGCATCCATCTCGGCAATGGGCCTGAGGAGCAGATCGTGGCCCCTACGCCCAAGGTTGAGGTCTTGTCAGACGAGAGGCTCAAGGAGACTATCTCCAAGACCGTCTCCAACGAGCACGACGAAATGGTCATGACTGCGTTCCGCGTCTTCAACAACGCCATCCTCAAGACCAACTACTTCACTCCTACAAAGGTCGCTCTCAGCTTCCGGTTGGACCCCTCCTTCCTACCGGAAGTTGAGTACCCTCGACGTCTTTATGGCATGTTCCTTGTCATTGGTGCCGAGTCCAGGGGCTTTCACCTGCGCTTCCGGGATGTCTCCCGCGGTGGTATCCGAATCGTCAAGTCCCGCAGCAAGGAGGCCTATGGCATCAATGCGCGAAATCTCTTCGACGAGAACTACGGCCTGGCCAGCACTCAGCAGCGCAAGAACAAGGACATCCCCGAAGGCGGTTCCAAGGGCGTCATCCTGCTGGACCCCAAGCAGCAGGACAAGGCTCAGGAAGCCTTTGAGAAATACATTGACAGTATTCTAGACCTCCTCCTTCCGGCTGTGAGCCCGGGCATCAAGAACAAGCTCGTGGACCTGTATGGCAAGGAGGAGATCCTCTTCATGGGTCCCGACGAGAACACAGCCGACCTGGTTGACTGGGCCACCGAGCACGCGCGTGCTCGTGGTGCCCCGTGGTGGAAGTCGTTTTTCACCGGCAAGTCCCAGAAGCTGGGCGGCATTCCCCACGACAAGTACGGCATGACCACACTCTCGGTCCGCGAGTACGTCAAGGGTATCTACAGGaagctcgagctcgacccCTCCCAGGTCCGCAAGATGCAGACTGGCGGCCCTGATGGTGATCTCGGCAGCAATGAAATCCTTCTTGGCAACGAGAAGTGGACTGCCATTGTTGACGGCTCCGGTGTTCTGGCGGACCCCAACGGCCTGGACAAGGACGAGTTGGTCCGcctggccaagaagcgcgccATGATCAGCGAGTACGACATGACCAAGGTGTCCAAGGACGGATATCGCGTCCTCTGCGAGGAGAATAACATCACTCTTCccaacggcgaggtcgtGACCAACGGCACGTCTTTCCGCAACACATACCACCTGCGGGACACCGGTATGACGGATGCCTTTGTTCCCTGCGGTGGCCGCCCCGAGTCGATCGACCTCATCTCGGTCAACAGACTCATCAAGGACGGAAAGACGACGATTCCTTAtatcgtcgagggcgccaacCTGTTCATCACCCAGGACGCGAAGCTCCGtctcgaggcggccggtTGCATTCTGTACAAGGACGCCTCAGCGAACAAGGGTGGTGtcacctcgtcgtctctcgAGGTCCTGGCCTCGCTGTCCTTTGACGATGCTGGCTTCGTCGAGAACATGTGCGTGGACGCCAAAACTGGCCAGCCGCCTCAGTTCTACAACGACTACGTCCGTGAGGTGCAGGCCAAGATTCGCGAGAATGCCCGTCTGGAGTTTGAGGCCATTTGGCGTGAGCATGAGACCACTGGTACTCCGCGATCCATCCTGTCGGACAAGCtctccatcgccatcacGGACCTTGACGAGGAGCTTCAGAAGTCTGACCTGTGGACCAACCCCAAGATCCGTCGCGCTGTGTTGCAAGACGCACTTCCCTCCCTTCTGCAGCAGAAGATTGGCCTCGACACAATCATGGAGCGCGTGCCGGAGAACTACCTGCGTAGCATTTTCGGCAGCTACCTCGCCAGCCGGTTCGTCTACGAGTTTGGTAGCGAGCCGAGCCAGTTTGCCTTCTTTGACTT CATGTCGAAGCGCATGGCCAAGATCACGGGCCAGTCCAACGGAGCTGAGGGCGTTCGCAGAATGTCTGTGAGCGGCGGTGTTGGGCTGTAA